From the Jeongeupia sp. HS-3 genome, the window CGCCGCGGTCGACGTAATTGACCAGTTGCCGGTGCTTGAGCAGCAGTTCCTTCAGCAGCGGGCGCAGCAGCTGGCCGGCCACAAACGGCAGGAAGAGCTGGATCGCAATCGAGCGCAACTGCTCGAGCAGCGAGAGGCCATGGCCGCTGTGCTGGAATAGCAGGCCGACCAGCAGCGGCGTGATCATCATCCCCAAGAGGCTGGATAGCGTGGCGTTGAACACCGCGCCGGCGACATTGCCGCGCGCCATCGATGTCATCGCCACCGACGACGACACCGTCGACGGCAACGCGCACAGGTAGAACACCCCGAGCAGCAGCGCCGCCGGCAACCAGCTCGAGAGGCCGAAATACAGCGCCAGCCCGATCAGCGGAAAAATCACGAAGGTGCTGGTCGTCACCAGCAGGTGCAGCCGCCAGTTGGCGGCGCCGGCCTTGAGCCGCTCGGGCGCGAGCGAGGCGCCGTTGAGGAAGAACACCACGCTGATGCCGATCGCGGTGATCCAGTCCATCTGCAGCACGCCGCCGCTGGCGCCGAGCGCCGGGGCGAGGTTGGCAACGACGATGGCGAGGATCAGCGAGAGCAAAAAGCCGTCGAAGAGTTTACGCAGGCTGGACATCGGTTTTCCTTCGGGTTCGTGATGCAAGGCTCGTTCGAGTGGCCATTGTGGCCGACGGCCTTATTTTGTCACAGTAGTAATAATTGTTGATGCAATCATTCTGGCCGCCGGCATCGAAGCCTTGTTTTACGTCATTGACCGCGCCGCATCCAGCGCCGGACAATCAAGCCTTGACTCGGGGCGCCGCCCGGGGCGCTTTGCGCAGGCGGCTGAGAGGAACCCGCACACCTGATCTGGATCATGCCAGCGTAGGGAAGTCGTATGGCTTCCCTCGCCTGTCCGGGAGCCCATATGTCTATCAGATCGTCTATCAGACCGTCCGCAAAGCCCATTCCGCTCGCCATTGTCGCCGCCGAACTCGCCCGTGTACGCGCGGCCGCGCCGCTGACGCACTGCCTGACCAACGAAGTCGTGCAAGGCATCACCGCCAACGTACTCCTCGCGCTGGGCACCAGCCCGGCGATGATCGTGGCCGAAGAAGAAGTCACCGCCTTTGCCGGCATCGCCGGCGCGGTGCTGATCAATGTCGGTACGCTGTATCCCGAACGCTTTGCCGCGATGCACCGCGCCGCACAGGCCGCACAGGCCGCCGGCACGCCGTGGGTGCTCGATCCGGTTGCCGTCGGCGTGCTCGATTACCGCACCGGCGCGGCGCGCGAGCTGCTGGCGCTGAAGCCGACGGCGATCCGTGGCAACGCGTCGGAAATCCTCGCGCTCGCCGGGTTCATTGGCGCCGGCAAGGGCGTCGACAGCACCGCCAGCGCCTATGCGGCGGTTGAGGCGGCCGAACAGCTGGCGCGCGATACCGGCGCCATCGTCGCCGTCACCGGCGAAACCGATTACATCACCGATGGCGAAAAAACCTGGGCCGTGCCTTGGGGCGATCCGCTGATGACGCGCGTGGTCGGCACCGGTTGCGCGCTGTCGGCGGTGGTTGCGGCGTTTTGCGCCGGCGCGGACAACAAGCTCGACGCCGTCGCGGCGGCCTGCGCGGTGATGGCGATCTGCGGCGAATGCGCGATGGATGTGGCGCATGGCCCGGGCTCGTTCACGCCGGCCTTTCTCGATGCGCTGTATCTGATCCAGCCCGAACAACTGTTGCCCCCAGCTGAGTGAGCACCGCATGAACACCATCGATCTTTCGCTCTACCTCGTGCTCGATCCCGACCTCTGTGGCGGTATAGCCGGCATGGTCAGCACTGCAGTGATCGCGGCGCAAAACGGCGCCACCGTGGTGCAACTGCGCGCGCCGCAGTGGAAAAAACGCCAGTGGTTCGACGCCGCGGTGGCGCTGAAGGCAGCGCTGGCGCCGACCGGCGCGAAGCTGATCATCAACGATCACATCGACATCGCGCTGGCCATCGATGCCGACGGCGTCCACGTCGGCCAGGCCGACCTGCCGGTGGCCGAAGTGCGCCGGCTCGTCGGGCCCGGCAAGATCGTCGGCCTGTCGACCAGCAATGCCGCGCAGCTCGCCGCCGTGCCGCTGGCGCTGATCGATTACATCGGCGTCGGCCCGGCCTACCCGACCGGCACCAAGCAGGATGCATCGGCGGTGATCGGCGTCGCCGAGTTTGCCGCGCTGATGCAGGCGAAGCGCTGCCCGGCGGTCGCGATCGGTGGCATCGGTCTCGGCCGCGCCGCGCCGCTGATCTCCGCCGGTGCCGACGGCGTCGCCGTGGTGTCGGCGATCTGCGGCCAGCCCGACGTGGCGCTGGCGACGCGGGCATTGTTCAACGAAATCACGGA encodes:
- a CDS encoding bile acid:sodium symporter family protein, whose product is MSSLRKLFDGFLLSLILAIVVANLAPALGASGGVLQMDWITAIGISVVFFLNGASLAPERLKAGAANWRLHLLVTTSTFVIFPLIGLALYFGLSSWLPAALLLGVFYLCALPSTVSSSVAMTSMARGNVAGAVFNATLSSLLGMMITPLLVGLLFQHSGHGLSLLEQLRSIAIQLFLPFVAGQLLRPLLKELLLKHRQLVNYVDRGVIVLIVYNSFCDSAMAHIWSNYSVGMLLFVAAIVSVVLFVALYLTRFAARRAGFSVEDEITAVFCGSKKSLAAGIPMAKLIFGAHPALGLIVLPIMFYHQIQLFVCSIIAKRYAERTDHSDTPTA
- the thiM gene encoding hydroxyethylthiazole kinase, giving the protein MSIRSSIRPSAKPIPLAIVAAELARVRAAAPLTHCLTNEVVQGITANVLLALGTSPAMIVAEEEVTAFAGIAGAVLINVGTLYPERFAAMHRAAQAAQAAGTPWVLDPVAVGVLDYRTGAARELLALKPTAIRGNASEILALAGFIGAGKGVDSTASAYAAVEAAEQLARDTGAIVAVTGETDYITDGEKTWAVPWGDPLMTRVVGTGCALSAVVAAFCAGADNKLDAVAAACAVMAICGECAMDVAHGPGSFTPAFLDALYLIQPEQLLPPAE
- the thiE gene encoding thiamine phosphate synthase produces the protein MNTIDLSLYLVLDPDLCGGIAGMVSTAVIAAQNGATVVQLRAPQWKKRQWFDAAVALKAALAPTGAKLIINDHIDIALAIDADGVHVGQADLPVAEVRRLVGPGKIVGLSTSNAAQLAAVPLALIDYIGVGPAYPTGTKQDASAVIGVAEFAALMQAKRCPAVAIGGIGLGRAAPLISAGADGVAVVSAICGQPDVALATRALFNEITEARA